In the Deltaproteobacteria bacterium genome, GTGCCTTCCTCCAGCCTCTCAAGGGCACGGTCGACGTTCTTCAGCATCTCCGTGTACATGGTCAGAACCCGATAGTCCAGATCCCGGGAAACATCGAGTGTACTCAGATCACCCTCGTCCAGAGCAGGTCCCAAGGTGGAGGCGATATCCTCCGCCATCTTCTCTCCCACCTCGTCCGCTATTCTGGTCTCAATCTCCCGCCTCTTCTGCAGGAGCATCTCACGGAGCCTCTCTTTGCGATCCGATTTGTCATGAGATTTGACCATGGTTCCTCCCAAAATTGTATGGCTCTTTCCCGATCCCCAGTGGATCATTCCTCTATTATGAAGAACAGGCACCTCTTATTACCAGAAAAACAGAACCTCGTCAATCAAAACGTACTCTCTGGAGTCTCCTGACTTTTGGAGAACACCCTTGCCTCCGAGCGACATTGCGGAAGCGGGGGGAAAGGTCGTGTTCGTGAGTCGTGTTCGTGATTCGTGTTCGTGAGTCGTGCTCGTGATTCGTGCTCCTGGGGAAGGGGCAGGAACTGTCCACCCGCGAACCTTGATAGGGTCACCGCGTGAGCTCAGGAGCGGAGGCGGTCCCTAAGGCAAAATCGATGACCTCCTCCATCCGGTTGACCCACTTGAAGGTCAGACCCTTCCGCAGAGTCTCGGGCACCTCCTCCAGATCCTTCTGGTTCAGTTGGGGAAGCACAACCGTCTCGATGCCGGCCCTTCTTGCAGCCAGGACCTTCTCCTTGATCCCTCCCACGGGAAGCACGTCCCCCCTCAGCGTGATCTCCCCGGTCATGGCGATGTCATCGCGGACCGGCCTGTTCTTCACCACCGAAACCAGGGCGGAGAGTATGGCTACCCCCGCTGAAGGGCCGTCCTTTGGTGTGGCTCCGGCAGGAACGTGGATGTGGATGTCATGGTGGTCAAAAAAATCCTCATCGATGTCGAGTTCCCGGGCCCTCGACCGGATGTAGCTGAGAGCGGCGGTGGCAGACTCCTTCATAACGTCTCCGAGGTGCCCCGTCAAAGTCAGGCGGTTCTTCCCCTTCATGACAGACGCCTCGACAAAGATAATCTCACCCCCGGCCGGCGTCCAAGCAAGACCAGTGGCCAGGCCAGGTCCCCAAGATCTGGCCTTTGTCTCCGGTATAAACTTCTGAGGCCCTAGAAAGTCGGAAAGATTCTCCTCGGATACAACGACGGGGTCTGTGTTTCCCTTGGCCAACCGGATCGCAACAGCCCTGCACACCGAGGCGATCTCTCTCTCCAGGTTACGAACGCCTGCCTCACGGGTATACCCCCGGATAATGGCCCGGATGGCATCGTCATCGAGGCGGAGAAGATCGCCGGTAAGCCCGTTCTGCTCCACCTGCCTGGGGATGAGATATCTCCGGGCTATTTCCAGCTTCTCCTCCTCCGTGTATCCGGGGAGACTCAGTACCTCCATCCGGTCTCTGAGAGCGGGAGGGATCGTGTCGAGGATGTTGGCGGTGGTGATGAACATCACCTTTGAGAGGTCGAAAGGAATCTCCAGGTAGTGATCGGAAAAACTGTTGTTCTGTTCCGGGTCCAGGACCTCGAGAAGGGCTGAAGAGGGATCTCCTCTGAAGTCCGCTCCGATCTTGTCCACCTCGTCGAGCATGAAGACCGGGTTGTTGGCACCCGCTTTCTTGATGCCCTGAATGATACGCCCGGGAAGAGCCCCCACATACGTCCTCCTGTGGCCGCGGATCTCGGCCTCGTCCCTCACCCCTCCGAGAGAGAGGCGGACAAACTTCCTGCCCATAGTCCTGGCTATGGACTGGCCCAGAGAGGTCTTCCCCACACCCGGCGGCCCCACAAAGCAGAGAATCGGCCCGCGACTGTCGGCCTTCAGCTTCCGGACAGCGAGATACTCGAGAATCCTCTTTTTCACCTGGTCGAGGTCGTGATGATCCTCGTTGAGGATCTGCTCGGCCCGTTCCAGATCGAGATTATCCTCTGTCGAGACAGACCAGGGCACATCGAGAATCCAGTCCAGATAGGTTCTCGATACGGTGTACTCGGCAGCAGCAGGAGGCATCTTGGAGAGGCGGTCGAGTTCTTTGTCGGCCACCTCCCTGGCCTCGGGAGGAAGCCCCGCCGCCTCTATGCGCTTCTTCAATTCCGATATCTCGGCCGTTCTCTCATCACCCTCTCCCAACTCCTTTTGGATGGCTTTGAGCTGCTCCCTCAGAAGGATCTCGCGCTGGGTTTTCCCCATGCCCTCCTGGACCCTTTTCTGAATGTCCGCACTCAACTCGAGCTTTTCCACTTGTTGGTTGAGCAGCACCGTCACCTTTTCCAGCACATCCTTCAGCCGAGTGATCTCCAGGAGTTCCTGTTTCTGCTCCACCGAGATATCGAGATTGGAAGCCACCAGGGAGGCCAGGTCAGCAGGGTTATCCAGGTTCATGACCACAACCCCGAGCTCCGGAGGGAGGGACGCAAGCTCTATGACCTTCTGAAAGAGCCTCTGGATATTGAGAACCATCGCTTCCGCCTCTTTGTCCATCTCCCGGTTCTCCTCCAGGACCAGAATCTTCGCCTTGAGATAGGGCTCTTTCTGGGAGTACTCGAAGAGGCTTACCTTTTTCATCCCCCTTATGATCACCTGGTAGGCATCATTGGGCAGGGCTATCTTCTTGACGATCTGTGCGACCGTTCCGACCGAATAGAGATGCTCGGGACCCGGTTCCTCCACGGTTTGATCCTTCAGAGAGACCACGACCACCAGCCTGTCCCCAACAAGGGCCTCATCCACCAGCTTCTTGGATCTCTCTTTCACCACCAACACGGGGATGGCCATCTCGGGGAAAAGGACCATTCCCTTGAGGGGCAACACGGGCAGTTCAGACGGGATCGCAAGCTCACCCTGCTCCATTTTCACGGTTCCTTCAGCCATCCTATCCTCCTATGCTACTGTGACTCCACGGGTATCCTGACCATCTCCTGCCGTGGTTTCTTTGGAAGCACTATCCTCAGCAGCCCGTCCTTGTATGTGCATTCGATACTGTCAGAATCGACCGGCCCGGGAAGGGGAATCCGCCTCTTGAACACACCGGCATCGATTTCCATCTGGTGGATCCTCACCACCCCCCCCGGAGAGGGCCTCGGCCTCTGCCCGGTAATGAGAATGGTCTGATTCTCCAGGGTGATCTTCGTCTGATCAGGATCCACTCCTGCCATATCGACCAGGACCAAAACATTTCTCTCGTTCTCGTAGATGTCAACAGCAGGGACCCAGACAGTCGCCGACAGGTTTCTGTAGCTCCAGATGATCTCCTTCATCTCTCTCTCCATTCCTCCACAAATAAGGGGGCTGGCCCAAGAAAGGGGCCTCGAGCTCTTCCCTCTCTGGAACGAGGTTTACTCGAGACATCAGCCTACCACACAAGAGCCCTCCCTCGGAACGGTCCGGGAGGGCAACCGTGCGGGCCAAGCCCCAGGCCACCATCATCCCCGGTTCATCCCCAGAGGACCTGGTTCTCCACCATCAAGAGACACCAGCCGCCGCTGACAATGCCTCACCGCTCTCCCCGATCGGCTCCGAATGGAAAACTATTCCGCCACCCTCCATTTCGGCCACCACACGGGTGTTGTCCTGAATCGTCCCTTTCAGGATCTCCTTCGCTATCGATGTCTCCAGCTCCCTCTGGATGGCTCGTTTCAGGGGGCGAGCGCCGAAGACAGGATCATATCCCACCCGGGCCAGGTGTTTCTTCACCTGCTCGGTCATTTCCAGGATGATCCCCCTATCTTCCAGGCGCTTGCGCAACCTGTTGACCTGAATCTCGACGATAGCCTCGAGGTGTTCATCCGTGAGAGTCCGGAATACCACAATGTCGTCGACCCGGTTGAGAAATTCCGGCCGGAAGTGCACGCGGAGAGCCTCCAGCACCTTCTCCTTCATCCCTTCATAGGAGGCACCTTCTCCCTTGCCGGTATCGAGAATGAACTGACTTCCGATGTTGGAGGTCATTATGATCACCGTGTTCTTGAAATCGACGGTTCTCCCGTGGGAATCCGTCAACCGCCCGTCGTCTAGGATCTGGAGCAGGATATTGAAGACGTCATGATGAGCCTTCTCGATTTCGTCGAAAAGAATCACCGAGTAGGGCTTTCTACGGACAGCCTCTGTAAGCTGTCCCCCTTCCTCATAGCCCACATATCCGGGTGGTGCTCCGATGAGACGGGCCACGGTATGCTTCTCCATATATTCGGACATATCGATGCGGATCATAGCCTGCTCGTCGTCGAAGAGGCATTCGGCAAGGGACCGGGCCAGCTCGGTCTTGCCGACTCCTGTGGGTCCCAAGAAGATGAAACTCCCAATTGGACGATTGGGGTCCTTGATCCCTGACCTGGCGCGCAGCACAGCATCGGCCACCAGCCGGACGGCCTCGTCTTGATCCACCAGGCGCCGGTGGATCTCCTCCTCGAGTCTCAAGAGCTTCTCTCTTTCTCCCTCCATGAGCCTGTTCACGGGGATACCGGTCCAGCTACTCACGATCTCGGCGATATCCTCCTCGTCCACCTCTTCCTTCAGCAGAGTCTTCTGGCCCTTCTGGGCTTCGAGCTGCGCCTCTTCCTCCTTGAGGCTCTTTTCGAGGGAGGCGAGTTTTCCGTATTTCAATTCCGCGGCACGGTTCAGATCGTAGGCTCTTTCGGCCTGCTCGACCTGGATCTTCACCTGCTCGATCTCCCTCTTCAGGGAGCGGATTCTGGAAATCGCCTGCTTCTCCCTCTGCCACTGGGCCTTGAGCGACTCCGACTGGCGCTCCAGATCGGCCAGTTCCTTTTCGAGCTTTCTCAGCCTCTCTCTCGAAGGAGCGTCCTTTTCTCTCTTGAGAGCCTCTCGCTCGATCTCCAACTGCATGATTCTTCGTGTGATCTCGTCGAGCTCCGAGGGCATGCTGTCGATCTCGGTTCTGAGTCTGGCCGCAGCCTCATCCACGAGGTCGATGGCCTTGTCGGGGAGGAACCTGTCCGAAATATAGCGGTCGCTCAGCACGGCCGCAGAAACCAGAGCCGAATCCTTGATGCGGACGCCGTGATGCACCTCGTAACGTTCCTTCAACCCCCTGAGGATCGATATGGTATCCTCCACGCTGGGCTGGTCGACGATCACCGTCTGGAATCTCCGCTCTAGGGCTTTGTCCTTCTCCACGTATTTCCGATACTCGTTCAGGGTGGTGGCTCCGATGCAGTGGAGCTCGCCACGGGCCAACATGGGTTTCAGGATGTTGCTCGCATCCATAGCCCCTTCGGCAGCCCCGGCACCGACCACCGTGTGGAGCTCGTCGATAAAGAGGATGATCTGGCCTTCAGATTCCTGAATCTCCTTGAGTACGGCCTTGAGCCGTTCCTCGAATTCACCCCGGTACTTGGCCCCTGCTATGAGGGATCCCATGTCAAGGGCTACGAGCCGGCGGTTCTTCAGCCCCTCCGGCACGTCTCCACGGACCATTCTCGAGGCGAGTCCCTCGACGATGGCGGTCTTGCCGACACCGGGGTCCCCGATGAGAACGGGGTTGTTCTTCGTCCTCCGCGACAGAATCTGGATCACCCTCCGGATCTCCTCGTCTCTGCCTATGACAGGATCGAGTTTCCCCTGAGCAGCCATCTGAGTCAGATCCCGGCCGTACCGCTCGAGGGGCTGGTAGGTCTCTTCAGGGGTCTGGCTGGTAACCCGCTGGTGGCCTCTAATCGAAGCCAGGGCCTTCATCAAGGTTTCCCTGGAGACCCCTGCCCCGGATAGAATCCGCCCTGCCGGCGTCGAGGTCCCTTCGTCGACCATGGCCAGGAGCAGATGCTCGACACTGGTGTAGTCGTCCTTTAGATTCCTCGCCTCTCTTTCCGCGGAATCGATCAGCCTCGTCAACCTCTGGCTCATGTACATCTGGCCCGCCCCGGTTCCAGATACCTGGGGAAGTCCGCTCAGATGTTTCTCCACGGAAGATCGAATCCCCTCGGCAGATGCCCCGGTCTTGGCGAGCACTTTGGGCACCAATCCGTCCCGCTGCTCAAGGAGAGCGAGCAAGAGGTGTTCGGGATCGATCTGCTGGTGACCGAACCGGGCTGCAACGGCCTGGGCAGACTGGAGAGCTTCCTGGGTCTTTTCGGTCATTCGGTTTATATCCATTTAAATCCCTCCTGGATAGACTGATTTTGCTCGTATGACTAGTATAACAGGTTGTCGATGATAACGAAAAAGAATTACTCCCCCGGGCGAGACTGTCGCCTCGGGGAGACGGGAGACAGAGGTTCCACGGGGAACCGCAAAAAGCCGGAGACAAGGTGGAGAGAGCGAGAAGGGGAAATCGCCCGTGTCATTCCACCTTGATCTTTATCTCCTTGGCTCTCTCCGACTTCGGGAGTGTGATCTTGAGGACGCCGTTTCTGCAGGTGGCCTTGATCTTGTCGCTCTCGACCTCGGCAGGGAGCCGGATCGACCTCGAAAAGGACCCGTAGCTCCTCTCTATCCTGTGAAAGTTCTCCTCCTTGTCTTCCCTCTCCTGTTCCTTCTGCCCACGGATGGTCAGAACACCGTTGGAGAGAGATATGTCGATGTCCTTTGCATCCATTCCGGGAATCTCGGCCCTCACGACGATCTCCTTTGGGGTCTCGGAGAGATCGACGGAGGGGACCCACTGGCCCCGGAAGACCTCAGGGCCGGGCCACTCCTCAAGAAACCGCTTCCATATTCTGTCCATCTCTTCCCGGAGGTTTGTCAGTTGCCCGATGGATCTGTACGGTTCGACCTCGAAAGCCATATCGCTCACCTCCTGTTAACGATCTCCCCTTCCCGAGCAGATCTTCACCTCCTAAAGCTACGATAACCACGATAGAGACGATTTCAAGGGGACGAAGAGAGCGGAGTTCTTCGATCTTCCGAAACACATGTCTCAAATCCTTTTGATTTCTAAGGTGGGAACTGAACCAACAAGACCGACAAGGCCTGGTGACTCAGGCTGCTTTCTCGTGTATGATGGCCTGAGATCGTGGAACATCCGAGGGTGTCTACAGGACCACCTCTTGCATGAGACTCGACGGATGGAATAAGCTCAAAAGAGGAGAAAGAGAATGGACTGGAAGGTATTCCTGACGGCTTTCGGTGTCCTTTTCCTGGCAGAGCTCGGTGACAAGACCCAGCTCGCGGTGATCACCATGACTACCCAGACCCGAAAACCACTTGTCGTTTTCCTTGGGGCGACTGCCGCACTTTCCCTGATCACTCTGCTGGGAGTGATCTTCGGACATCTCTTCCACCAGTGGGTGCCTGGGAACATCCTGAGAAAGATCACCGCATCTGTCTTCATCGTGATCGGGATCGTGATCTTCTTCGGCAAATTCTGATCGCGGCATCGAGAGGCTATGGAGGTCCTCAATGGCAGAAGAGCTCAATATCATGGTGGCAGGGGCTGCCGGACAGGGCATGCAGACAATCGGCTTCGTACTCGGCAAGATCCTCGTCAGGGGAGGTTGCGAGGTCTTTGCCGTGCAGGACAACGAATCTCGTATCCGCGGGGGCCACAATTTTTTTCATATCCGGGCCGGCCGGAAGCCTGTCATGGCCTCGGCCATGCCCCTTCAGGTCCTGGTCGCACTGAATCAGGAGAGTATAGAGAAGCACAGGGACGAGGTGGAACCACGGGGAATCATCGTTTTCGATTCTGACAAATGCACCGTTCCTCAGGGAGACGACAGGCTTCTGGGGCTCCCCCTTGAACAGATGGCAGTCGACAAGGGCGGAAATCGGCTTTTTGAAAACTCCGTTGCCATCGGTGCCGTGCTGGCCATTGTAGGTTGGGAATTCAAGAGACTCGAGGACTTCCTGGAGGGGTATTTTGCCACAAAGGCCGACACGGCTGCGGGCAACGTGAAGGCCGCCCGGGCAGGTTATCAATGGGCACTTGAAAGAGCCACGAAATACGAGGCGCTCCAAATCGATTTCGCTCCCTCAGAACCCAAGATGTTTATCACCGGCCACGAGGCAGTGGCTCTGGGGGCTCTCGCCTCGGCTTGTCAGTTCATGTCGGCCTATCCCATGAGCCCTTCAACCTCGATCCTGACCTATCTGGCAGGAAAGGCCGATGACTTCGACATGGTGGTGGAACAGGCAGAAGACGAAATAGCCGCCGTCAATATGGCCATCGGCGCCTCCTATGGAGGACTGAGGTCGCTGACCGCCACCTCTGGAGGTGGCTTCAGCTTGATGACAGAGGCCTTCGGCCTGGCAGGTGTCATGGAGGTGCCCCTCGTGGTGGTCGAGGCACAGAGGCCGGGACCAGCCACCGGGCTCCCCACAAGGACCGAGCAGGGGGATCTGCTCTTCGTCCTCCATGCCTCCCAGGGCGAGTTCCCCCGGGCGATTCTCGCACCTGGGACCGCGGGGCAGGCCTTCTATGCCACGATCAAGGCTTTTGATCTGGCAGAAAAATACCAGATTCCTGTGGCGATACTGACAGATCAGTTTCTTGCTGACTCCTACTTCACCGAACCCAGGTTCGATCTCTCCCGGGTCAGCATGGAGAGGCACCTCTTGACCGAAGAAGAAGCAAGGGGGGCAAAGGGATACAAACGATATCTGGTAACAGAGTCCGGCATCTCCCCGAGATCGATCCCCTCGGCCTTCGGCCTCGAGGTTGCGGCCGATGGTCACGAACACGACGAATACGGCCATATTACGGAAGACAGGGAGATGAGAAGAAGGATGGTGGACAAGCGATTCCGCAAGATGAAGAGCCTTGCCCGGGAGATCGCATCTCCACGGTTGATGGGCCACCCGAAAGCCGAGCTTCTTCTGGTGGGATGGGGGTCGATCTACGGTCCCCTGGCCGAAGCGGTGGGGATCCTGAACCGCCGCGGGATCCCGGTTGGAGGGGCCCATCTCGACGAACTCTGGCCCTTTCCCTCCGAGGCCCTGTCACGGATTCTCCAGGGAGCCCGCAGGTGGGCCGTGGTGGAGAACAACTGTACGGGTCAACTGGCCCGCCTGATACAGATGGAGATACAGATGAAACCCGACCGAGCGATTCTGAAGTACGACGGCCGTCCCTTCACGGCCGCCGAGATTGTAGAGGGCTTCACGGGGGAGATGGAGGAGAAGTGACCATGGAGATCGAGGCTTTCGAAAACCCTTCTCCCATAGCCTGGTGCCCAGGCTGCGGGAACTTCGCCATCCTCGGGGCGGTCAAGCAGGCCCTGGCGGATATGGGCTTCAAACCACATGAGGTGATTCTCGTCTCGGGGATCGGGCAGGCGGCAAAGCTGCCCCATTATCTGAAGTGTAACTTCTTCAACGGCCTTCACGGTCGGGCCCTCCCGGCGGCCACGGCGATCCGTATTGCCAATACCGAGCTTCCGGTCATCGTCATCGGGGGAGACGGGGATACTTACGGAGAGGGGGGGAACCATTTCCTACATGGGATCAGAAGGAATGCCAACCTGACCCTGATCACTCACAACAACCAGGTATTCGGCCTGACCCGCGGCCAGGCGTCACCCACGGCCGAGAAGGGGTTCGTGACCCGCGTGCAGACCCACGGAGTGTTTCTGACCCCCATGAACCCCCTCGCCGTCGCCCTGGCCCTTGAGGCTCCCTTCGTGGCCCGGGGTTTCACCGGCCGCGCCAGACACCTGACGGACCTGATCAAAGAGGCGGTCGCCTTCGAAGGTTTCTCCCTGGTAGACGTCCTGCAACCCTGCGTCAGTTTCGACCATGTCCATACCTTTCAATGGTACAAGGAGCGGGTCTACGACTTGGAGGAAGCCGGGCACGACCCCGGCCACATCGATGGTGCTATCCAGAAGGCGAGGGAGTGGGGAGAAAGAATTCCCTTGGGGATATTCTACAGTAACCCTGAGAAGCCGACTTATGAAGCCCAGTCACCTGTCCTGAGCGGCGGGCCGCTGGTCGACAGGCACCCGGATCCGAAGCGGGTCGAGAAGCTGATCGATTCCTTCTTCTAGTCCCGACTCACACAAACCACCTCACAAAATTCTCCAGTGGATCCCGGGGAGTGGAGAAACCGGCGAGCGGTGAAGACCGGTCAGGGTACCCCATGGCCACGCCTATTACCACCCGCTTATCCTCGGGGATGTTGACCTGATCGCGGATCTCTTCCTCATAGGCCGTGATCAATCCCACCGGGCAGGTGGCAAGACCGAGGTCTTGGGCCGCCAAAAGGAGATACCCGAGAAAGACGCCCAGGCAGAGGTACCGATCCCTGGAGAAGCCACCGTCCATACATATGAGAATCGCGACAGGTGCCCCGTAGAAACGGCAACTACCCTCGCCGACGAACCTTTCCAGGCTGAGGCCTTCCTGCTTGAGGGTTCTTGCCAGAGGGCCAAAGCTCCTTCTCCTCCTCTCCTGGAAGATCCGTGGAAGGCTTCGAGTCGCCCCGGGAGTGCAGGCCGCAGAGCGTTCCTCATAAGCCCGAACGAGCCTTCTGGCAAGGCGCTCCAATTCCTCTCCCATGACAACGGTAACCTCCCAGGGCTGAAGGTTCAGCGCCGAGGGCGCCCTTCCGGCCTTACGGAGCACTTCTTCCACGAGCTCCCTCTCCACAGGCCTGGAGGTGAAGACTCGATAGCTCCTCCGGCTATCCATGGCCTGGCCGACTTCCATGGTTCCCTCCGAGTCTGTCAATATCCTGAATTCGATGTATCCTTTGCAAAAAACACGGCCGACCCGGCTTGACCACCGAGACCGGTGTCTTGTATCTTAGGAGACGCCATAGACGTGGAGGAGGGCTCCTGTATGATTCGTGCCAGGGTCTGGTTTCGCTGTGCAGCCATGCATGATCCTGTACAGCCCGTCCTGGTTCGGCCTGCAAGAATCGGCTGGCGGGCAAAGTTCAGGCAGGTGGACCTTACCATTGAGCGTCCCTTTACAGGAGAGGAACTGGTACAGCGCATGAGGGGATGGATTACCGTCGATCCCAGAGAATTCTCCCGTCTGGTCCAGTCCTGTGAGGGGCGGCTCAAGGTCTTCGACGACGGGGGACTGGTGGTGGAGACGGAGGGCGAGGGAGAACTCACGGCCCTCCAGACCGCCCTTGCCGAGAATTTCGGAGACCAGGTAGACCTCGAAGTCATGGTCAAAGGGCCAGCCAGGTAAACCCGTTCCGCCCCCCCCGGCTCCTTGCCGTGAAGAGGCCGCACCGTACGACCCAGCCACCTCTCTCCCTTTCCCGCCGCACGAAAGCCTTCCACCCGGTAGAGCAAAACCCTGAGAAGACCCCAAGAAGAGGGGCCTTCTTTATGCCACCTTTACTTCCAATCTCTTACTGTGCCTCTTGAACCCTTCGGGCTCGTACTCATTCTTCCAGGTCTCTTCGGCGATTGCGTGGTAAGTCTCGGCGTACCGGTCCAGTTCCGGAGCCAAATCGTTTATCAGTGTCTCCGCCCCGGGATGGGTGGGGTAGGCGTGGTACTGTCGGACCAGATCCCTCAGTTCATGGGGGTTGTCGATGATCATACACGGGGTCAGGGGGTTTTCGCTGAAGGGCTGCCTTGAGCGGATGCCCCTGAAGAAGGGGGAGTTGAGTATCTCCTTCAGGCTCTTCTTGTAGATATTGTCCACGGCAAAGTGGACAAAAACGCACGGTTCCACGTCACCGTTGGCGTTTATATGGAAATACTCCCTCCCCCCGGCGAGGCAACCGTCGACGTATGGCCCATCATTCCAGAAATCACAGATGAAAAAGGGCCTGGCGTTCCGTATCCTCCTCAGCCTCTTTCTCACAATGTCTCTCTGCTGGGGTGTGAGCATGAGGGAGAGATCGGGTTTCCGGCCGATGGGGATGTACTGGAAGTACCAGATGATGTACACCCCCTTCTCCACCATGAGATCCGCAAATTCGTCGCTGGAAATCTCAAGCAAGTTCTCCCGGGTCTGTGTAACCGATGCGCCGAACAGAACGCCCGCCTCCCGGAGAATATCCATTACATGCATGATCCGTTGAAAATGCCCCTTGCCCCTCCGGGCGTCAGTGGCTTCTTCAAACCCCTCCACACTGATAATGGGGGCCACATTCCCCAGCATCGAGAGTTTCCTGACCATCTCCTCGTCGATGAGGGTTCCGTTGGTGTATATCTGGAAGATGATGTCCCGGTACTTCTCGAAGAGATCGAAGAGATCCCTCCGAATAAAGGGCTCCCCCCCGGAAAAGGTAACCAGATGAATCCCCAAATCGAGCGCTTCCCCGAGGAGTCTATCCATCACCTCGTGGGTCAGACCAAAGGACTGCTCATACTGCCCTGCATAGCAGCCGTAGCAGTTCAGGTTGCAACGCATGGTAGGGCTGACCACAAAGAAGAAGGGGGGGCGAAAACCCTCTGTGGCCTTCAGCTCCTCACGAAAAGAGGTCTCTGAAAGCAGGGCTAGAATGAAGAGATTGTAGATCGTCCGAAAGCGGCATTCGGGCGATAGATCGTGGAGAACCCTCTCTATGACCTTGACGGTAGGATGCCCCTCCCGGATGTAGCTCTTCATGCTCTCACCCACGGCCCGATAGTCTTCCCGGTTGAGCAGTCTCTCGCCAAGATCGATTATTCGGGTGATGTTCTCCATGGAGAGGTGTGGAAGCATCCGAAGCATCTGGCGGATGACGAGCTTCCTCGAAAGGCGTTTCACTCCGTAGACCATATTCTTCACCATCCTGAGTCACCTCCCTCGTGGTCCTCCTCGTCAGTGACAGAACCGCTTTACTCCACCAGTATAATAACTATCCGGGAGCCCCATGTCCAGGATTTTCCGGAGCTTCCTTGCTCTTGGAGAACATCTTCTCCCCGAACGATATTGCCGAATCAGTGGGGTGCCGCCCCGGACTGAGCAACAACGGGCAGGGATCTTTCCCCCGTTCCTCTGCACGCCTCGGGTCTGTCATCTCACAGGGGCCATAGAAGACCTAAGGACAGGACACCCACGAGGGCGAAAAAGACCAGGGACGTTGCAAGCTTCACCCACGATACGTGTCTCTCGAACAGAGCAGAGAGCCTCTCAGAACCGGTCCCAGAGTATACCAGGCAGAAGACCGCCAAAAGGGGGATGATGAACATGACGTTGTAAAGGGCAAGATACACGGCTGCATTGGATCTAAGTTCACCTGCCCTTGAGACAAAGAGGATCGTAGGCAGATAGACCTGACCTGTACAGGCCAGTTCCAGTACCGAGACCAGAAAACCCGTGACGACTGCGGCAAG is a window encoding:
- a CDS encoding TraR/DksA C4-type zinc finger protein — encoded protein: MVKSHDKSDRKERLREMLLQKRREIETRIADEVGEKMAEDIASTLGPALDEGDLSTLDVSRDLDYRVLTMYTEMLKNVDRALERLEEGTYGTCEECGKEIKEKRLQVLPFARYCVECQREKEKVAETDSGRTWMERRAQAEQSQMETDEDI
- the lon gene encoding endopeptidase La produces the protein MEQGELAIPSELPVLPLKGMVLFPEMAIPVLVVKERSKKLVDEALVGDRLVVVVSLKDQTVEEPGPEHLYSVGTVAQIVKKIALPNDAYQVIIRGMKKVSLFEYSQKEPYLKAKILVLEENREMDKEAEAMVLNIQRLFQKVIELASLPPELGVVVMNLDNPADLASLVASNLDISVEQKQELLEITRLKDVLEKVTVLLNQQVEKLELSADIQKRVQEGMGKTQREILLREQLKAIQKELGEGDERTAEISELKKRIEAAGLPPEAREVADKELDRLSKMPPAAAEYTVSRTYLDWILDVPWSVSTEDNLDLERAEQILNEDHHDLDQVKKRILEYLAVRKLKADSRGPILCFVGPPGVGKTSLGQSIARTMGRKFVRLSLGGVRDEAEIRGHRRTYVGALPGRIIQGIKKAGANNPVFMLDEVDKIGADFRGDPSSALLEVLDPEQNNSFSDHYLEIPFDLSKVMFITTANILDTIPPALRDRMEVLSLPGYTEEEKLEIARRYLIPRQVEQNGLTGDLLRLDDDAIRAIIRGYTREAGVRNLEREIASVCRAVAIRLAKGNTDPVVVSEENLSDFLGPQKFIPETKARSWGPGLATGLAWTPAGGEIIFVEASVMKGKNRLTLTGHLGDVMKESATAALSYIRSRARELDIDEDFFDHHDIHIHVPAGATPKDGPSAGVAILSALVSVVKNRPVRDDIAMTGEITLRGDVLPVGGIKEKVLAARRAGIETVVLPQLNQKDLEEVPETLRKGLTFKWVNRMEEVIDFALGTASAPELTR
- a CDS encoding Hsp20/alpha crystallin family protein; protein product: MKEIIWSYRNLSATVWVPAVDIYENERNVLVLVDMAGVDPDQTKITLENQTILITGQRPRPSPGGVVRIHQMEIDAGVFKRRIPLPGPVDSDSIECTYKDGLLRIVLPKKPRQEMVRIPVESQ
- the clpB gene encoding ATP-dependent chaperone ClpB, yielding MDINRMTEKTQEALQSAQAVAARFGHQQIDPEHLLLALLEQRDGLVPKVLAKTGASAEGIRSSVEKHLSGLPQVSGTGAGQMYMSQRLTRLIDSAEREARNLKDDYTSVEHLLLAMVDEGTSTPAGRILSGAGVSRETLMKALASIRGHQRVTSQTPEETYQPLERYGRDLTQMAAQGKLDPVIGRDEEIRRVIQILSRRTKNNPVLIGDPGVGKTAIVEGLASRMVRGDVPEGLKNRRLVALDMGSLIAGAKYRGEFEERLKAVLKEIQESEGQIILFIDELHTVVGAGAAEGAMDASNILKPMLARGELHCIGATTLNEYRKYVEKDKALERRFQTVIVDQPSVEDTISILRGLKERYEVHHGVRIKDSALVSAAVLSDRYISDRFLPDKAIDLVDEAAARLRTEIDSMPSELDEITRRIMQLEIEREALKREKDAPSRERLRKLEKELADLERQSESLKAQWQREKQAISRIRSLKREIEQVKIQVEQAERAYDLNRAAELKYGKLASLEKSLKEEEAQLEAQKGQKTLLKEEVDEEDIAEIVSSWTGIPVNRLMEGEREKLLRLEEEIHRRLVDQDEAVRLVADAVLRARSGIKDPNRPIGSFIFLGPTGVGKTELARSLAECLFDDEQAMIRIDMSEYMEKHTVARLIGAPPGYVGYEEGGQLTEAVRRKPYSVILFDEIEKAHHDVFNILLQILDDGRLTDSHGRTVDFKNTVIIMTSNIGSQFILDTGKGEGASYEGMKEKVLEALRVHFRPEFLNRVDDIVVFRTLTDEHLEAIVEIQVNRLRKRLEDRGIILEMTEQVKKHLARVGYDPVFGARPLKRAIQRELETSIAKEILKGTIQDNTRVVAEMEGGGIVFHSEPIGESGEALSAAAGVS
- a CDS encoding Hsp20/alpha crystallin family protein, encoding MAFEVEPYRSIGQLTNLREEMDRIWKRFLEEWPGPEVFRGQWVPSVDLSETPKEIVVRAEIPGMDAKDIDISLSNGVLTIRGQKEQEREDKEENFHRIERSYGSFSRSIRLPAEVESDKIKATCRNGVLKITLPKSERAKEIKIKVE
- a CDS encoding TMEM165/GDT1 family protein, with protein sequence MDWKVFLTAFGVLFLAELGDKTQLAVITMTTQTRKPLVVFLGATAALSLITLLGVIFGHLFHQWVPGNILRKITASVFIVIGIVIFFGKF